One genomic region from Tripterygium wilfordii isolate XIE 37 chromosome 20, ASM1340144v1, whole genome shotgun sequence encodes:
- the LOC119986843 gene encoding RING-H2 finger protein ATL73-like, with protein MYALFAQQLQNQQAIFSASVLVPLLYGVCESNEAEFRALDKAIQLSTAFRTLAQSHVIIETDSKNVFAWAARESEVPWKLTQIRNAIERVKVVRRDVPQQYQVVPPVAVAPVIEMAGRAIISLPRVRYLSDMRYDTCIICLNDFIEGEELVALQCDHVFHYRCMDEWLTWGTGCPICRASTT; from the exons ATGTATGCCCTTTTTGCTCAGCAGCTTCAGAATCAGCAAGCCATCTTTTCTGCCAGTGTGTTGGTCCCTCTTCTGTATG GTGTGTGTGAGTCTAATGAGGCGGAGTTTCGGGCTTTGGATAAGGCGATACAATTGTCCACTGCATTCCGGACTTTAGCTCAAAGCCATGTAATTATAGAGACGGACTCAAAAAATGTGTTTGCATGGGCTGCAAGGGAGAGTGAGGTGCCTTGGAAGCTTACTCAAATTCGAAATGCAATAGAGAGGGTTAAAGT CGTGAGAAGGGACGTTCCACAGCAGTATCAGGTAGTCCCACCTGTTGCTGTTGCACCGGTTATAGAGATGGCTGGGCGAGCCATTATATCACTCCCTCGTGTCAGATATCTTTCTGACATGAGGTATGATACATGCATCATATGCCTCAATGATTTCATAGAGGGAGAGGAGTTAGTCGCTCTTCAGTGTGATCATGTGTTCCATTATCGCTGCATGGATGAGTGGTTGACTTGGGGGACAGGATGTCCCATATGTCGTGCTAGTACGACTTAG
- the LOC119986844 gene encoding uncharacterized protein LOC119986844: MAASKFALLLLFVWCFSEFHIGVGVQNLSREEGIELKKQLKLLNKPAVTTIKTIYGEKYDCVDFYKQPAFDHPALTNHNFHPEMRPNQYPKGRIYEDSFTTHQPFINIWQNGQGCPTGTVPIKRITRDDFIKIQLVREIYAETYEPLTIQEPGTHYAILYTNRGTGKKFNGGGMGTTVYNPQPVTGSQYSSSQLKVANRGDSIEVGWTVNPSLYKDNRTRLFIYTRAGASRCFNTRCPGFVIVRTDLPLDMILEPYSRVGHNIYGKTLQIQRDPPNGNWWLQVGPNMTQVGFWPKNIFTGLADLATYIEWGAKAYSPPTIPSPPMGSGEPMITGDVTRDAFAKDITTINEASQIVDATETSTFEDIKEYEVLDEGITTEYRHLIYYGGEGTYVGK; the protein is encoded by the exons ATGGCGGCCTCAAAGTTTGCTCTACTATTATTGTTTGTGTGGTGTTTTTCTGAGTTTCATATTGGAGTCGGAGTACAAAACTTATCAAGAGAAGAAGGTATTGAATTGAAGAAGCAACTCAAACTTTTGAATAAGCCTGCTGTCACAACTATCAAG ACAATATATGGAGAAAAATATGATTGTGTCGATTTCTACAAACAGCCGGCTTTTGATCATCCTGCATTGACAAACCATAATTTTCATCCTGAG ATGAGACCGAACCAATATCCTAAGGGGAGAATATATGAAGATTCCTTTACGACTCATCAACCATTCATTAATATATGGCAAAACGGTCAAGGATGTCCAACCGGTACTGTTCCTATCAAGAGAATAACTAGAGATGATTTCATCAAAATCCAATTGGTCAGAGAAATATATGCTGAAACATATGAGCCCCTCACAATTCAAGAACCAGGCACACAT TATGCTATATTATACACAAATCGTGGCACGGGAAAGAAGTTCAATGGAGGAGGAATGGGAACCACTGTATACAACCCACAACCAGTCACTGGCTCTCAATACAGCTCTTCTCAATTAAAGGTTGCAAATCGTGGAGACAGTATAGAAGTTGGATGGAcg GTGAATCCTAGTCTTTACAAAGACAATCGTACTCGACTTTTTATTTATACAAGA GCAGGTGCATCACGTTGTTTTAATACACGTTGTCCTGGATTTGTAATTGTTAGAACAGATCTACCCCTTGATATGATTCTTGAGCCATATTCTCGAGTGGGTCACAACATATACGGGAAAACACTCCAAATTCAGCGG GATCCTCCAAATGGGAATTGGTGGCTTCAAGTTGGACCAAATATGACTCAAGTTGGATTTTGGCCGAAGAACATTTTCACAGGATTGGCAGATCTCGCAACTTATATAGAATGGGGAGCAAAAGCATACAGTCCTCCAACAATTCCTAGTCCTCCAATGGGGTCAGGGGAACCGATGATTACTGGGGATGTAACAAGAGATGCATTTGCCAAAGATATAACTACTATAAATGAAGCTTCCCAAATTGTTGATGCTACAGAGACCTCAACCTTTGAAGatatcaaagaatatgaagttTTAGATGAGGGAATTACTACAGAATATCGACATCTTATATATTATGGTGGCGAGGGTACTTACGTTGGGAAATAG